One genomic window of Meles meles chromosome 3, mMelMel3.1 paternal haplotype, whole genome shotgun sequence includes the following:
- the LOC123939302 gene encoding 60S ribosomal protein L21-like translates to MRMRTPRTHQDDQQEEEGKGSSCMFSRPFGKHSVVPLATNIQIYKKGDTVDIKGMSTVQTGMPHKRYHGRTGRVYHGSQRATGTAVNKQVKGRSLAKRTDGRSEHVKHSKSRDSLLKPLKENDQRKKKSREAPPKKHAL, encoded by the exons ATGCGCATGCGCACGCCCA GAACACACCAAGATGACCAAcaagaagaagaggggaagggcTCCAGCTGTATGTTCTCTAGGCCTTTTGGGAAACACAGCGTTGTTCCTTTAGCCACAAACATACAAATTTACAAGAAAGGTGATACTGTGGACATCAAGGGAATGAGCACGGTTCAAACAGGAATGCCCCACAAACGTTACCATGGAAGAACCGGAAGAGTCTACCACGGTTCCCAGCGTGCTACTGGCACTGCTGTGAACAAACAAGTGAAGGGCAGGAGCCTTGCCAAGAGAACTGATGGACGTAGTGAGCATGTTAAGCATTCTAAGAGCAGAGACAGCTTGCTGAAGCCTCTGAAGGAAAATgaccagagaaagaagaagagccgcGAGGCTCCACCCAAGAAGCACGCTCtgtga